In Raphanus sativus cultivar WK10039 chromosome 5, ASM80110v3, whole genome shotgun sequence, the following proteins share a genomic window:
- the LOC108858684 gene encoding uncharacterized protein LOC108858684 isoform X2 — translation MGSEKEEDDIEEEELIRTSKLQLVLAAKSRKQEYTSSPVISHHVSLSLWSSPDDLSHSRASVPFSWEEEPGKPKQDTLLRAPPSYPKHLHLPPRLLELTKTPLSSGHPHYLEALKRWFRLKKDRANDHDVVGLCSFAVSWENKNDMNITRTRSRLHCLSDVARCYSWEVPWKKKKKKLKRDVICRTV, via the exons ATGGGCTCTGAAAAAGAGGAAGACGATATTGAAGAAGAGGAGTTGATAAGAACATCTAAACTTCAACTTGTCTTGGCGGCGAAATCGAGAAAACAAGAGTACACTTCATCACCAGTGATAAGTCATCACGTGTCACTATCACTCTGGTCTTCCCCTGATGACTTATCACACTCTCGCGCTTCGGTTCCTTTCTCATGGGAAGAAGAACCTGGTAAGCCTAAACAAGATACTCTTCTTAGAGCTCCTCCTAGTTACCCCAAGCATCTTCATTTGCCTCCGAGGCTGCTTGAACTTACCAAAACGCCTCTGTCTTCGGGTCATCCTCATTATCTCGAAGCGTTGAAACGGTGGTTCCGGTTGAAGAAAGATAGAGCTAATGATCATGACGTGGTTGGACTGTGCAGTTTTGCCGTTTCATGGGAAAATAAAAACGATATGAATATCACAAGAACGAGAAGTCGTCTCCATTGTCTCTCTGACGTCGCTAGGTGTTATTCATGG gaagttccatggaagaagaagaagaagaagctgaaaagAGATGTCATTTGTCGTACAGTTTGA
- the LOC108858684 gene encoding uncharacterized protein LOC108858684 isoform X1, with product MGSEKEEDDIEEEELIRTSKLQLVLAAKSRKQEYTSSPVISHHVSLSLWSSPDDLSHSRASVPFSWEEEPGKPKQDTLLRAPPSYPKHLHLPPRLLELTKTPLSSGHPHYLEALKRWFRLKKDRANDHDVVGLCSFAVSWENKNDMNITRTRSRLHCLSDVARCYSWIYTVAEVAFREGGHLTPMNFYDNNFTCIFGLKNW from the exons ATGGGCTCTGAAAAAGAGGAAGACGATATTGAAGAAGAGGAGTTGATAAGAACATCTAAACTTCAACTTGTCTTGGCGGCGAAATCGAGAAAACAAGAGTACACTTCATCACCAGTGATAAGTCATCACGTGTCACTATCACTCTGGTCTTCCCCTGATGACTTATCACACTCTCGCGCTTCGGTTCCTTTCTCATGGGAAGAAGAACCTGGTAAGCCTAAACAAGATACTCTTCTTAGAGCTCCTCCTAGTTACCCCAAGCATCTTCATTTGCCTCCGAGGCTGCTTGAACTTACCAAAACGCCTCTGTCTTCGGGTCATCCTCATTATCTCGAAGCGTTGAAACGGTGGTTCCGGTTGAAGAAAGATAGAGCTAATGATCATGACGTGGTTGGACTGTGCAGTTTTGCCGTTTCATGGGAAAATAAAAACGATATGAATATCACAAGAACGAGAAGTCGTCTCCATTGTCTCTCTGACGTCGCTAGGTGTTATTCATGG ATATATACAGTGGCGGAGGTAGCCTTTAGGGAGGGGGGTCACTTGACCCCTATGAATTTTTATGACAACAATTTTACttgtatttttggtttaaaaaactGGTAA
- the LOC108858682 gene encoding multiple C2 domain and transmembrane region protein 12-like, whose amino-acid sequence MTDYSVKKISPKLGGERGTRNPNGPTSSHDLVEQMEFLYVEVIKAINKSVVYPVTHACTPVVEITLGNYRSSTRDLPVGPNRAWNQVFAFDKSKADVLSVALKDDRNNTLIGKQNFKVAADIPSRVPPDARIAPQWYPITSTVEGYHMELLMSVWFGTQADEVYSNAWFAETSTVPASCMINTRPELYLAPRLCYVRVTIVSGHDLIARERERTPNVYVKAILDKVCLKTSPIPGSDPSWNKDLIFVVSESLEGTVEFELWDVIKTDHEECIAKFEKKVSEMTALKVPGSASALFYDIKPAGGVYPEGDTRNFSSRLKMKLSTDQSYHVFDECTQYCSDYRAFAKGLWPGTLGKLEVGILGATDLPAIKDIKEKHKNAYVVAKYGNKWARTRTVVDNKSPKWNEQYSWDIYEKCTVLTLGVYYNLQVYSNRKLNDYPVGKVRIPLSLLEWNRIYTGSYPILVVGKEGLKKSGEVQLAVRCSCPPPTLEFFPPSYAFATAPFRWLLPKSHYKSPISISQIEKLREVAVDINCKNLARTEPPLRDEVVRDMLSPKSKDFSLRKTKANLDRLNDFFACLSSKYGQWDANIRSTTDNTPKCIAVVVCFCVLWVLPLLTWLVLYVYLPCLGAFGVYAGLVFLLEGYNEKRRGVCAPPPLVLFDLKLSKLDKLEDTQARDEIAEEFDKTSDVDPKVLTVRYDRLKAIGADVMVLFGEAASQFERVYALYMLCKTNRLVLFCVLALGYPVLFIYYYFSLESLVKACIMLFVFKWVNFTFARYDLPSGIKNFFRRLPNKEHLMM is encoded by the exons ATGACTGACTACTCCGTCAAGAAAATCTCTCCGAAACTCGGAGGAGAAAGAGGAACTCGAAACCCTAACGGCCCAACTTCTTCACATGACCTCGTCGAGCAAATGGAGTTTCTTTACGTAGAAGTAATCAAAGCCATCAACAAATCTGTCGTATACCCTGTCACCCACGCATGTACCCCTGTCGTCGAAATCACTCTCGGCAACTACAGGTCCTCCACCAGAGATCTACCAGTGGGACCAAACAGGGCCTGGAACCAAGTCTTTGCTTTCGACAAATCCAAAGCTGATGTCTTGTCCGTTGCCCTAAAAGACGATCGTAACAATACCTTGATTGGCAAGCAAAACTTCAAGGTGGCTGCCGATATTCCGTCTAGGGTTCCCCCGGATGCAAGAATTGCTCCTCAGTGGTACCCTATAACGAGCACTGTGGAAGGTTACCACATGGAGTTGCTGATGTCGGTTTGGTTCGGTACACAAGCCGATGAGGTTTACTCAAACGCTTGGTTTGCTGAAACGTCTACTGTACCTGCTAGTTGCATGATCAACACGCGACCTGAACTCTACCTAGCTCCAAGGCTTTGCTACGTTAGGGTTACGATTGTCTCAGGTCATGATTTGATTGCTAGAGAACGAGAACGAACACCTAACGTTTACGTGAAGGCGATTCTAGATAAAGTCTGTTTAAAAACCTCGCCTATCCCTGGTTCGGACCCGTCGTGGAATAAAGATCTCATCTTTGTAGTTTCAGAGTCGTTAGAAGGAACGGTCGAATTTGAACTATGGGATGTCATCAAGACTGATCACGAAGAATGCATAGCGAAATTTGAAAAGAAGGTCTCAGAGATGACAGCGCTTAAAGTTCCAGGATCCGCATCGGCTCTGTTCTACGACATTAAACCGGCCGGTGGTGTCTATCCGGAAGGCGATACGAGGAATTTCTCCAGCAGACTCAAGATGAAGCTATCCACTGATCAATCCTACCACGTCTTTGACGAATGTACCCAATACTGTAGCGATTACCGTGCCTTCGCGAAAGGGTTATGGCCCGGTACGTTAGGGAAGCTAGAGGTTGGTATTCTTGGTGCAACCGATTTACCTGCCATCAAAGACATaaaggagaagcacaagaacgCTTATGTTGTAGCAAAGTATGGTAATAAATGGGCCAGGACTCGAACCGTGGTCGATAACAAGTCTCCCAAGTGGAACGAGCAGTATTCTTGGGACATATACGAGAAGTGCACTGTCTTAACGCTTGGAGTCTACTACAACCTTCAGGTCTATAGTAACCGAAAGCTCAATGACTATCCGGTCGGGAAAGTGAGGATCCCATTGAGTTTACTTGAGTGGAACAGGATCTACACTGGTTCTTATCCGATCTTGGTTGTAGGTAAAGAAGGGTTAAAGAAATCAG GTGAGGTTCAGCTCGCGGTTCGTTGTTCTTGTCCTCCTCCAACGTTAGAGTTCTTTCCACCTTCCTACGCGTTTGCTACGGCTCCTTTCCGTTGGCTGTTACCGAAGTCTCATTACAAGTCTCCAATATCGATTTCGCAGATCGAGAAACTGCGAGAGGTAGCTGTCGACATTAACTGTAAGAACCTGGCGAGAACAGAGCCGCCGTTGAGAGATGAAGTCGTTAGGGATATGCTGAGTCCCAAGAGTAAGGACTTCAGTTTGAGAAAAACCAAAGCTAATCTCGACAGGCTTAACGACTTCTTTGCGTGTCTGTCAAGCAAGTATGGTCAGTGGGATGCAAATATCAGGTCCACGACAGATAATACTCCGAAATGTATTGCGGTTGTTGTCTGCTTTTGCGTTCTTTGGGTGCTTCCGTTGCTGACGTGGTTGGTGCTTTATGTATATCTACCTTGCCTTGGGGCGTTCGGTGTTTACGCAGGGTTGGTGTTCTTGCTCGAAGGGTATAATGAGAAAAGGCGCGGTGTCTGCGCTCCTCCTCCTTTGGTTCTCTTCGACTTGAAGCTCTCGAAGCTCGACAAACTCGAGGACACGCAGGCGCGTGACGAGATAGCCGAGGAGTTCGACAAGACCTCGGATGTAGACCCGAAAGTTCTTACGGTGAGGTACGATAGGTTGAAAGCTATTGGTGCGGACGTGATGGTGCTTTTTGGGGAAGCTGCGTCACAGTTTGAAAGGGTTTACGCGCTTTACATGTTATGTAAGACGAATAGACTCGTGTTGTTTTGTGTCCTGGCCCTGGGTTACCCGGTCTTGTTCATCTATTACTATTTCTCGTTGGAGAGTCTGGTTAAGGCTTGCATTATGCTCTTTGTTTTCAAATGGGTTAACTTCACGTTTGCTCGCTACGATCTGCCCTCTGGCATCAAGAACTTCTTCAGAAGATTGCCTAACAAAGAACACCTCATGATGTGA
- the LOC108856422 gene encoding cytochrome b561 and DOMON domain-containing protein At3g61750, with protein MRTFVGFYVLCLLLGQHLPLLLADDVNFINDSTQNLCFATRLSDFLPPPYSNISDSMPCTPLWNTFVLRYLENRDNVMTIIVSALYTTGWVGVGFSRDGRMVGSSAMVGWITKKGHAKIKQYYLQGTERDQVVPDQGELQLQKVPPVVALHGAMIYLAFQVKFTVRVPRRAVILAFSTAYPSKLGRLTKHDDKTTVIVDFSKKANGVTSKETSDSTEKTKHGVMAILGWGILLPLGAILARYLRHRDPLWYYLHIGIQFTGFIFGLATVILGIRLYNRIQPNIPAHRGIGIFLLTLSILQVLAFFARPHKETKMRRYWNWYHHWIGRISLFFGAVNIVLGIRMAYSGEDGWKIGYGFVLAVTLLAFLVLEIFRIRGSIGSPSSHTPPPFETHPTSTSSV; from the exons ATGAGAACCTTTGTTGGATTTTACGTCCTCTGTCTTTTACTCGGACAACATCTTCCTTTACTACTAGCAGATGACGTCAACTTCATCAACGACTCGACACAGAACCTCTGTTTCGCAACTCGTTTATCTGACTTCCTCCCACCACCGTACAGCAACATCTCCGACTCCATGCCATGTACACCTCTCTGGAACACATTCGTCTTAAGG TACTTAGAAAACAGAGACAATGTCATGACGATCATAGTATCTGCTCTATATACAACCGGGTGGGTCGGAGTCGGATTCTCAAGAGACGGGAGGATGGTGGGATCGAGCGCGATGGTGGGGTGGATTACGAAGAAGGGTCATGCTAAAATCAAACAGTACTATCTCCAAGGAACAGAGAGAGACCAAGTCGTGCCGGATCAAGGAGAATTACAGTTACAGAAAGTTCCTCCTGTGGTGGCTCTTCACGGAGCAATGATTTACTTAGCTTTTCAGGTGAAGTTTACCGTTAGAGTTCCTCGTAGAGCAGTGATTCTAGCGTTTAGCACAGCTTATCCCTCGAAGCTAGGGCGTCTGACTAAGCATGATGATAAAACTACTGTCATCGTCGATTTCTCCAAAAAAG CAAATGGAGTAACGTCCAAAGAAACGTCAGATTCTACGGAGAAGACTAAACATGGAGTAATGGCTATACTCGGATGGGGTATCTTACTTCCTCTAGGAGCAATCCTGGCGAGATATCTCAGACATAGAGACCCTCTTTGGTACTATCTTCACATCGGTATTCAGTTCACTGGATTTATCTTCGGTTTAGCCACTGTTATTCTCGGGATTCGGCTTTACAATAGGATCCAACCAAATATACCTGCACATCGAGGCATTGGAATCTTTCTTCTAACCCTCAGTATTCTTCAG GTTTTGGCTTTCTTTGCGCGGCCACACAAGGAGACAAAGATGAGGCGATATTGGAATTGGTATCATCATTGGATTGGGAGaatctctttgttctttggAGCAGTGAACATTGTTCTTGGGATTAGAATGGCTTATAGTGGAGAAGATGGATGGAAAATTGGATATGGGTTTGTTTTGGCAGTGACATTACTTgcttttcttgttcttgaaaTATTCAGGATTCGTGGCTCTATTGGTTCACCTTCTTCTCACACGCCTCCTCCTTTTGAGACACATCCAACTTCTACTAGTAGTGTCTGA
- the LOC108862774 gene encoding auxin response factor 18: MANVDGDDSRSSSPSTYQDQLYTELWKACAGPLVDVPLTRERVFYFPQGHMEQLVASTNQGIESEKIPDFKLPPKILCQVLNVTLKAEHETDEVYAQITLKPEEDQSEPTSLDQPIVEPAKQMFHSFVKILTASDTSTHGGFSVLRKHATECLPPLDMTQAIPTQELVTRDLHGFEWRFKHIFRGQPRRHLLTTGWSTFVSSKRLVAGDAFVFLRGENGDLRVGVRRLARHQNTMPASVISSQSMHLGVLATASHAVNTQTMFLVFYKPRISQFIVGVNKYIEAMKHGFSLGTRFRMRFEGEESPERIFTGTIVGVGDLSSQWPASTWRSLQVQWDEPTTVQRPDKVSPWEIEPFLPSSPVSAPAQQSQPKSKRSKPIESSVLSPGQASFFPQSQDPTKASLKQFQAEALPPPLPPPPASCSYRLFGFDLTSNPPAPIPPDKQPVDTCGAAKCQDPITPTSANEPKKQQTSRTRTKVQMQGIAVGRAVDLTLLKSYDELIKELEEMFEIQGQLLPRDKWIVVFTDDEGDMMLAGDDPWNEFCKMAKKIFIYSSDEVKKMTRRMKSCSSLENEVSMD, from the exons ATGGCGAATGTAGATGGAGATGATTCCAGAAGTTCTTCCCCAA GTACTTATCAGGATCAGCTATATACAGAGCTGTGGAAAGCTTGTGCAGGTCCATTAGTGGATGTTCCTCTTACTAGAGAAAGAGTTTTCTACTTCCCTCAGGGTCACATGGAACAA CTTGTGGCCTCAACTAATCAAGGAATTGAATCAGAGAAAATACCTGATTTTAAACTTCCTCCCAAGATACTCTGCCAAGTTCTTAATGTGACGTTAAAG GCGGAGCATGAAACAGATGAAGTTTACGCTCAGATCACATTGAAACCAGAGGAAGAT CAAAGTGAACCCACGAGTCTTGATCAACCTATTGTTGAACCTGCAAAGCAAATGTTCCACTCGTTTGTAAAGATTCTAACAGCTTCAGACACAAGCACTCATGGTGGTTTCTCTGTTCTTCGTAAACACGCCACTGAATGCTTGCCTCCCTTGGACATGACACAAGCTATTCCTACTCAGGAACTTGTGACTAGAGATCTTCATGGGTTTGAGTGGAGGTTTAAGCATATTTTCAGAG GACAACCTAGGAGACATTTGCTTACTACAGGTTGGAGTACATTTGTTTCCTCAAAAAGACTTGTAGCTGGAGATGCTTTTGTGTTCTTGAg GGGTGAGAATGGGGATTTGAGAGTTGGAGTGAGGCGTTTAGCTAGGCATCAGAACACGATGCCTGCTTCGGTTATCTCGAGTCAGAGCATGCATTTGGGAGTCCTGGCTACAGCTTCTCATGCTGTAAACACCCAAACAATGTTTCTTGTGTTTTACAAGCCTAG GATAAGCCAATTCATAGTAGGAGTGAACAAGTACATAGAGGCCATGAAGCATGGTTTTTCTCTTGGTACAAGGTTCAGAATGAGATTTGAAGGAGAAGAGTCTCCTGAGAGAAT ATTTACTGGTACTATTGTGGGAGTTGGAGATCTATCTTCACAATGGCCAGCTTCTACATGGAGATCATTGCAG GTCCAATGGGATGAGCCAACAACAGTTCAGAGACCAGACAAAGTCTCACCATGGGAGATTGAGCCGTTCTTGCCATCTTCCCCAGTTTCAGCACCTGCTCAACAATCACAACCCAAAAGCAAGCGGTCAAAACCCATTGAATCATCGGTTTTGAGTCCAGGTCAAGCTAGTTTCTTCCCTCAGAGCCAAGATCCCACCAAAGCATCCCTTAAACAGTTCCAAGCTGAagctcttcctcctcctcttcctcctcctcccgcTAGTTGTAGCTATAGGTTGTTTGGATTTGATCTCACAAGCAATCCTCCTGCTCCAATACCTCCAGACAAGCAACCGGTAGATACTTGCGGAGCTGCCAAGTGTCAAGACCCCATCACTCCAACCTCAGCTAATGAGCCAAAGAAGCAACAAACATCACGGACTCGAACCAAA GTGCAAATGCAAGGGATAGCTGTTGGTCGTGCGGTTGATTTAACGCTGTTGAAATCATATGATGAACTAATTAAGGAGCTTGAGGAGATGTTTGAGATTCAAGGACAGCTTCTTCCTCGAGACAAATGGATCGTTGTCTTCACAGATGATGAAGGTGACATGATGCTCGCCGGAGATGATCCTTGGAA TGAGTTTTGCAAGATGGCGAAgaagatatttatatattcgaGCGATGAGGTTAAGAAAATGACGAGGAGGATGAAGAGTTGTTCGTCGTTAGAGAATGAAGTAAGCATGGATTAA
- the LOC108860421 gene encoding RING-H2 finger protein ATL22-like, with protein MSFSKQTPLLLLLLIFPLLNASHPNPCYNSTCGRGKIDVRFPFWLSSKQPESCGDTGFKLVCTDRNETALELPNSKPFLVQGIDYRRQRIRLSDPDSCLARQLLSFDASGSPFSLFLPRSYSVLICPKDEKVSPSFRSIHCLGNSTSSFFVTESEQVSLMPSSCHVFKTLHLPFSFHGDINYQDLWLKWDTPDCRYCERSGSSCGFINNTTRQVQCLSSVNSGLHNKSLQVLKIICLSLMGPFIALTFCVALVLSSSERVSSQIQHAMAVTPEPASDVQVITRTGLDESTIESYKKVELGESRRLPTGSNDVVCSICLSEYATKETVRCLPECEHCFHAECIDAWLKLHSSCPVCRSNPSPAREGCN; from the exons ATGTCCTTCTCAAAACAAAcccctctccttctcctcctcctcatcttcCCTCTTCTAAACGCCTCACACCCAAATCCTTGCTACAATTCTACATGTGGAAGAGGGAAGATAGACGTCCGTTTCCCTTTCTGGCTATCCTCCAAGCAACCTGAGTCATGTGGTGACACAGGATTCAAACTCGTATGCACTGACCGCAATGAGACAGCCTTGGAGCTTCCTAACTCCAAACCATTCCTAGTCCAAGGGATCGATTATAGAAGGCAGCGAATTCGACTCAGCGACCCGGATAGTTGCTTGGCCAGACAGCTCCTCAGCTTTGATGCTTCAGGGTCTcctttttctctgtttcttcctCGTAGCTACAGTGTTTTGATCTGTCCTAAGGACGAGAAAGTCTCACCATCTTTCAGATCCATCCATTGCCTTGGTAATTCCACTTCCTCCTTCTTTGTCACGGAGTCGGAACAGGTCAGTTTGATGCCGTCTTCTTGTCATGTCTTTAAGACGTTACATCTTCCGTTTTCATTCCATGGTGACATCAACTATCAAGACCTGTGGCTCAAATGGGACACACCGGATTGCAGATATTGTGAGAGGAGTGGTTCAAGTTGTGGGTTTATAAACAATACCACACGTCAAGTCCAATGCTTAAGTTCTGTAAATTCAG GACTTCACAACAAAAGCTTACAAGTACTAAAGATAATCTGCCTCTCTCTAATGGGACCATTCATCGCCCTGACCTTCTGCGTCGCTCTTGTCCTTAGTAGTTCCGAGAGAGTCTCTTCCCAGATACAACACGCCATGGCCGTAACACCGGAGCCAGCAAGCGACGTCCAAGTCATCACGAGGACGGGTCTCGATGAGTCTACGATTGAGTCTTACAAGAAAGTTGAGTTAGGTGAGAGTAGGAGGCTCCCGACCGGGTCAAACGATGTTGTGTGTTCCATTTGTTTGTCGGAATACGCAACCAAAGAGACCGTTAGGTGCTTACCCGAATGTGAGCATTGTTTCCATGCTGAATGCATCGATGCGTGGCTCAAGTTGCATAGTTCGTGTCCGGTTTGTCGGAGCAATCCCTCTCCCGCACGTGAAGGGTGCAACTAA
- the LOC108859872 gene encoding uncharacterized protein LOC108859872, giving the protein MESLLTSSSSSTLSLYPSSPLSFLKLPSSIHNNNTISFCCKASSNPTPDCNANDRFIRAIKGLVSSRQWMSRFRAYGEDTASFSAGDLKQNGGLGIALLSITASAKVKISPFVATLSANPTFVSAVFAWFFAQTSKMVINFFIERKWDLSLLFASGGMPSSHSALCMALTTSVALCHGVADSLFPVCLGFSLIVMYDAIGVRRHAGMQAEVLNLIIRDLFEGHPISQRKLKELLGHTPSQVLAGALVGVVIACFCCQGHLVSS; this is encoded by the exons ATGGAGTCGCTGctcacatcatcatcatcatcaaccttatctctttacccttcttctcctctctccTTCCTTAAACTACCTTCTTCTATCCACAACAACAACACCATCTCCTTCTGCTGTAAAGCCTCCTCGAATCCTACACCTGACTGCAACGCCAATGATCGGTTCATCAGAGCGATTAAAGGGCTGGTTTCGTCTCGGCAATGGATGTCGCGTTTTCGAGCTTACGGAGAAGACACGGCGTCGTTTTCGGCCGGAGATTTGAAGCAGAACGGTGGTTTGGGGATCGCTCTCTTGAGCATCACGGCTTCGGCTAAGGTGAAGATTAGCCCTTTCGTGGCGACGCTGTCGGCGAATCCGACGTTTGTTTCGGCCGTGTTCGCGTGGTTCTTTGCGCAGACGAGCAAAATGGTTATTAACTTCTTCATCGAGAGgaaatgggatttgagtttgtTGTTTGCTTCTGGCGGGATGCCTTCTTCTCACTCGGCTCTGTGTATGGCTTTGACGACCTCTGTTGCGCTTTGTCATGGTGTCGCCGACTCGTTGTTTCCtgtttgtttagggtttagcttGATTGTGATGTATGATGCTATCGGTGTTAGACGTCATGCTGGTATGCAAGCTGAG GTTCTGAACTTGATAATAAGGGACTTGTTTGAAGGACATCCCATCAGTCAAAGAAAGCTAAAAGAGTTGCTGGGTCACACTCCTTCACAGGTTCTTGCAGGAGCGTTAGTTGGTGTTGTGATTGCTTGCTTTTGTTGCCAAGGCCACCTTGTCTCGTCCTAA